The following are encoded together in the Macrobrachium nipponense isolate FS-2020 chromosome 14, ASM1510439v2, whole genome shotgun sequence genome:
- the LOC135226304 gene encoding putative nuclease HARBI1 → MRTSTSVCVTAASTVQDSWLEDLAHCTSKAKVQHRIEKQDTNMRDSISALARLEATLLFLSTGASYSSLQYSTRISKQSLSQIVPDTCQAIYELKDEYLQTPSTPEKWKSVADGFNTRWNFPNCLGSIDGKHIAITAPAGSGSYYYNYKGNYSVVLLAICDANSDFIYVDVGRNGRVSDGGVWDMSNMNVCIENGNAGLPPDSMPPGSERTLPYVFVADDAFPLKRHIMKPFPHSNQNRSERIFSYCLARARCTVENAFGILANRFRVFLTPINLPPGKVDNIVLACTTLHNYLRRDHVST, encoded by the exons ATGAGGACCTCTACGTCTGTTTGTGTAACGGCTGCTTCT ACAGTACAGGACTCCTGGTTGGAAGATCTTGCTCACTGCACAAGTAAGG CGAAAGTGCAACATCGAATTGAGAAACAAGACACCAATATGAGGGATTCTATATCTGCATTAGCTCGACTGGAGGCAACACTCTTATTTCTCAGCACTGGAGCCAGCTACTCATCACTCCAGTATTCTACACGAATTTCTAAGCAGAGTTTGTCACAAATAGTACCAGACACCTGCCAAGCAATATATGAGCTGAAGGATGAGTATCTGCAG acGCCTAGTACCCCAGAGAAATGGAAAAGTGTGGCAGACGGCTTCAACACAAGATGGAACTTCCCAAACTGTCTGGGGTCAATTGATGGAAAGCACATTGCCATAACGGCTCCAGCTGGTAGTGGTTcctattattacaattataaagGCAACTACAGCGTCGTGCTATTGGCCATATGTGATGCAAATTCtgatttcatatatgttgacgTTGGTAGAAATGGGAGAGTGTCCGACGGTGGTGTGTGGGACATGAGTAATATGAATGTGTGCATTGAAAATGGAAATGCAGGTCTACCACCGGATTCCATGCCTCCTGGGAGTGAGAGGACACTGCCATACGTTTTTGTTGCAGATGACGCTTTTCCATTAAAACGTCATATCATGAAACCATTCCCACATAGTAATCAGAACCGTTCTGAACGCATTTTCTCATACTGTCTCGCTCGGGCTCGATGTACAGTAGAAAATGCATTTGGAATCCTAGCCAACAGATTTCGCGTGTTCCTCACACCAATTAATCTGCCTCCTGGGAAGGTTGATAACATTGTCCTAGCATGCACGACTCTCCATAACTACCTACGCAGAGACCATGTTAGTACATAA